CTATTAAAACACTAGCAAATGTGAATTCATTTGGTTTAATTCCACTATTAACCATATCTCTGAAAAGACAAATTGCCTCACCATCCTCCGCATTTTGAGTGTAGCCAACAACCAAGGCCGTCACCAAGACCACATCTTTATCACTAATTCGATCATAGGCAGCTCGGGCATCCCTCAATCTCCCAAACTTTGCATACATATCAATCAATGCACTGCCGACAAAAGCGTTCATAGCCTCCAAACCCAAAACCACAAGCCGCCCATGAGCTCCCCGGCCTTCTGCAATGAGATGTAAATTAGAAAATGCTCTAAGGATGCTCGAGAAGGTGAACTCATCAGCCGCAACGCCCTCCGAAAGCAACCCCTGGAACAAAAAGATAGCTTCTTTGCTCCTCCGGCAGCGAGTGTAGGATGATATCATGGCGTTCCACAGCACAATATGCGGCTTAGGCATTTCATCAAAGACCTCCCGGGCATCGTCGATGGCTCCGCACTTCAAATAAGCATCAACGAGCTTGTTGCCGAGACTGAGATAGGGGAAGCCGGCCTTCTTCATGTGGAGGTGAACACGTCTGGCATCTACGATGGACTTCTCTGCTGCGCAGCGGCGGAGGAGCGAGGCGTAGGAATCGAAGTCTTTGCAAGAAGGAAGGGGTGGTGGGTTGGCCGCCAAGGAATGTAGGGATTTGATGAGAGTGGAGACGGTTAGTGGGGAGATGGTCTTCGCGAAAGGAGGCACTCTCATGGCTTTGTGTTgacttttcttttcttgcttcCACCATCAGCTCGCGACACCATTGTTTGACGGTTGTGATAGTGGAACCAATGGAATGTGTTCGATGCAAGGCCccagaaattttagatctttaagcCTTGCGAAACCACGGACCCTGGATAGGTAGTACAATCCATCGTGATGCATATAAGCAAGTGCCCTGTAGAATTACATGTACATAGAAAGATTATGCCCACACTTCATGATATTAGGCGTTGGGTAAGAAACTATAACTCCTTGGGCATCCATCATATTTATTGCAAGGCCGATAATGCTATTGACTAGATGATTTTTTATGTGATTGAGTATATTGAGAAAATTATATGGAGGATATTTTGTGggcattttgaaaaattatttttttaattttcttttaataTATTCATAGTAAAGTGTATTAGCAATTcgttttatcaaaataaatatggatgtgtgtatatataaggggtaacagaagaaaagaaaaaaaagaagaataaaaaaattggCGACCTTaatatctatttatagataaattttaaaataattttttcgagGTTTGTGCACAGTTTTGTTAGTTTGAACTCTTAATACATATAATATTGGACGTTTcattaaatcaatcaaactgtAAGAATATGACGTGTTAAACAACCGGTGAAAATAATATTTACCATGCAAAAGTCAAACTGGCAGTTTCCATAAGTTATTTCCTGCCCCAACGATTAACGGAAACTGTAATTTCCTCCGAGCAACCAACAACAGTTGGAACAGCAATTTAACCTTCCCTCTGCAAAATGGAGAAAACCAACTGCAGTAAGGAATTCGGCAAACGATGGCTGTTGTTTCCGTTACAACAACAGATATCGGCGTTAACTTGAAACCTTTTTATCGAGCCGCGTTAGGCTGTCGCTTCCGCGTTCCCACAGCgagttctttcttcttctccgcgACCAAGAGCTTGTTCCCGACGAAGGAGAGGAGAATGCCGAAGCTCTACGCGGAGGCGGCGCCACCACCGGTCTTGAACCGGAACACTGAGTGGGTGATGTACCCGGGCGTCTGGACGGCTTACGTGCTCCTCATATTCTTCGCCTGGATCGCCATCCTCTCCCTCCTCCGCTGCTCGCCCGGTGTCGCCTGGACCGTCGTTAATCTCACCCACTTCTTCGTAAGACccccttctctccttcttttcctggTTCCCCTTCCCCTAGTTCTATTCTTTTTAGGGTTTCGGTGCCTCTATGCAGGCCTTCGGATGTCGtcttctcttattctttttctACTTCTTTTTGGTATTCCTAAGATGAGGTTTTTTTGGGCTTTTATGATGGAGATTGCTTGTTGCTTATCCAAAATTGGAATTTTGGTTTGAATGGATGATAATGATACCATGAAGaagtaaaaggctgatttttttttttgggttgaagTAAAAAGGttgatttttttgatataatgTTTTGCGCTTTTTCTGTTTCTCCTGTATAATGGAGGTGTATGTATTAGTCTAactctttaagtatttgagggaTGGGATCGTTGATGATAGTAGTAAGATAGTCTCTAAATCTTGTTAGGATTGTGATGGAGATGGTAGTAGGATAATGGATAACTGGGGACGCGAGGAGGTAAGTTTACTTGCCCATTTCTCTCATGTTATCAATTTGTTCTCTTGTTCTTCTAATTGTGTTACAAAAGAGTGTAATGCTGACCTTCTACTGAAGGAGTGAATGAGACTAAAGATTGATTAAGTATGGAGCATTGATGCGAGGACAGTAGATATGTTGTGGTAGATGAATGGAGCAACCTTGCCTTCCCAAGACTTTCCTCTCTTGCTTTTGAGTTGAAGCATGATATTTTTAGAACGTTATGAGAAGACCAATATGTTGTTTTGGTGCTTGAAGCGTTGATAAACTTGAAGGATTTGAAATTTGCAGAAATCCTGGCTATGCATGGACCAATTTACATGCCTACATTGAGTTGGATTAGTGCTACCGAGAATCGGAGACTAATATGCATCTCTTGGAGAAAGCTATCTTTGGGATTCATACAATGTTTAAAAATGTTGAGAAATGGATTCAGGACCAGATTGACCTTTTGGGGAAGGTTTCAAATTTTAACCTAGCAGGTTTTCTTGGGAAGATCTTGAATTTCAGAAGTGTAGTAGGGATGTAAGAACTCAAATATTTAGGTGTAGGCAGACAACTTAAGAATGGAAAGATTTGGAGAGAAGTTGTGTTCTTGCGCCATTCAAGCAACTTCATTTCAAGTGATAATAGGAGTTTCCCCCTGTTTGGTGCTGTATCCTTTTGCAACAGTTTGTCTAATAGGTTATTTACTAGATCGTTTGTTACAAAGAACATCAGCACATCATTAGATCTGCttcttttttgtttaaaaaatctGACAAGGTAGAACATTACTCATCTGACCATACCTAACTTTTTGCAATTTGAAGTAACAAGTCTGTAATTAACTTTTCCATGATTTATATCTGAGTTTTGGTTGGTTCTGCCCCCTCTAGTGGTTTAGTTACTTGCCTTTACCGTAAAAACTTGTAAAAGCTTTTTCTTAAACAGTTGATATATGCTTAATCATTTCATGCAGAACTACCAGTTCAGTTTCTGGTTCTTTCAGTTTAATAAAAAGACAATATTTTATAATAGAGTTTTTGCCCCCTCTTGCCTGGTGCCTCAAGCTGATAAtaaatcagtggcttatctaaaTAATCTGCTCGAAGTGATGGAGTAAAATCTCACTGGTGGGTACTTTGGTATTTGTTTAGGTGACGTATCATTGTTTTCACTGGAGGAAAGGAACTCCATTTGCTGAAGACCAGGGTATTTACAATGGTTTAACTTGGTGGGAGCAGATGGACA
This genomic window from Elaeis guineensis isolate ETL-2024a chromosome 13, EG11, whole genome shotgun sequence contains:
- the LOC105056421 gene encoding uncharacterized protein; protein product: MAVVSVTTTDIGVNLKPFYRAALGCRFRVPTASSFFFSATKSLFPTKERRMPKLYAEAAPPPVLNRNTEWVMYPGVWTAYVLLIFFAWIAILSLLRCSPGVAWTVVNLTHFFVTYHCFHWRKGTPFAEDQGIYNGLTWWEQMDNGKQLTNNRKFLATVPVILYLIALHTTDYQHPMLFLNTLAVFVLVVTKFPNMHKVRIFGINGDH